From Nonlabens sp. Ci31, the proteins below share one genomic window:
- a CDS encoding TlpA family protein disulfide reductase has product MKYLFWTIAVVIISSSCKDTQEVVKQEPKTVVISGHVQLTDSLELEKITVYGYDMMSKKSFQEDALLNENGDFTTSFPLPSASALTLYGNNSFQIIAVPGDSVSINYTEGRDEAAFKKSITFSGKTSTTQEKFQEYLASNPLKTEAFYKEETELDYNDLEKLIDDHTKKLKDYYKTYLDDKTLNKYLKDYITTDKKFATINAKMDYASFANYYGKKVPEMDSPYYKELVHLPELTEEDMVNTNAANSILYNNHAFASREIEKKFPEATPQEINQVIIENAVKEGSYLSHHTVSMLIMRDLDDHSIKLYEDNSEELMDYLKDSSLLTSIQQEYLKTKDLIEKPQIPAEAELLTFKSDDASKFIEEIIANANGKVIYIDNWATWCGPCKAEFKEASPALHEKFKEDVEFVYLCHASKEKAYIPSIAEYQIKGKHYFLTREQGSIVQQQINLEGFPTYTIFDKKGNRVLSDYIHRPSYAPTSDILTKLVLEENTDIANSTK; this is encoded by the coding sequence ATGAAATATTTATTCTGGACTATAGCGGTCGTTATCATTTCTAGCTCTTGTAAAGACACTCAAGAAGTCGTAAAACAAGAACCAAAAACAGTAGTTATTTCTGGTCATGTACAGCTTACGGATTCCCTAGAATTAGAGAAGATTACGGTCTATGGCTATGATATGATGAGTAAAAAATCCTTTCAAGAAGATGCCCTGTTAAATGAAAATGGCGATTTTACCACTTCCTTCCCTTTACCGTCGGCAAGTGCGCTTACTTTATATGGAAATAATAGTTTTCAAATTATAGCTGTTCCTGGTGATAGTGTTAGCATCAATTACACAGAAGGTAGAGATGAAGCTGCTTTTAAAAAGAGCATCACATTTAGTGGTAAAACGTCAACCACTCAAGAAAAATTTCAAGAATACCTAGCTAGCAACCCGCTAAAAACGGAAGCATTTTATAAGGAAGAAACTGAACTGGATTACAATGACTTAGAAAAGCTTATCGATGATCATACCAAAAAACTTAAAGACTATTACAAGACCTACCTGGATGATAAAACACTCAACAAGTACCTAAAAGACTACATCACAACAGATAAGAAGTTTGCTACTATCAATGCAAAAATGGATTATGCTTCTTTTGCCAATTACTACGGTAAAAAAGTGCCAGAAATGGACAGTCCTTATTATAAAGAACTCGTTCATTTGCCTGAATTGACAGAGGAAGATATGGTCAATACGAATGCCGCTAATAGTATTCTTTATAACAACCATGCTTTTGCTTCTAGAGAAATAGAAAAAAAATTCCCCGAAGCAACCCCACAAGAAATCAACCAAGTGATCATTGAAAACGCTGTTAAAGAAGGTAGTTACCTGAGCCATCATACTGTTTCTATGCTCATAATGAGAGATTTAGACGATCATTCCATAAAACTTTATGAAGATAATTCTGAAGAGCTTATGGATTATTTAAAAGATTCTTCCCTACTTACTTCCATTCAACAAGAATATCTAAAAACTAAAGATCTTATTGAAAAGCCACAAATCCCTGCTGAAGCAGAATTACTAACCTTTAAAAGTGATGATGCCTCTAAGTTCATTGAAGAAATCATTGCCAATGCCAATGGAAAAGTAATTTATATCGATAACTGGGCTACTTGGTGCGGGCCTTGTAAAGCTGAGTTTAAAGAAGCTTCCCCTGCACTTCACGAGAAGTTTAAAGAAGATGTAGAGTTTGTTTATTTATGTCATGCTAGTAAAGAAAAAGCATATATCCCTTCTATTGCAGAGTATCAGATTAAAGGAAAACATTATTTCTTGACGAGAGAGCAAGGAAGCATTGTTCAACAACAAATAAATCTAGAAGGTTTTCCTACCTATACTATTTTTGACAAAAAAGGAAACCGCGTTCTTTCTGATTATATTCACAGACCTAGTTATGCACCTACCTCAGATATTTTAACAAAGCTGGTTCTTGAAGAAAATACTGATATAGCCAATAGCACCAAGTAA
- a CDS encoding DUF6452 family protein — protein MNKYSSYLLILITAILFGSCEKDDLCTPDQAVTPRLVIEFKDVLNPLENKAVDRIEVQEIGSSSFAPLDTNGSTTLSNTETISIPLRTDSSRTSYNLILTEDGVLNSDNIDFNYILEEVYVSRACGFRVIYNNLVAIQTAETSGNQWIERVIIVEDNVTNNTDVHVQILH, from the coding sequence ATGAATAAATACTCCAGCTACCTTTTAATCCTTATCACAGCAATTCTATTCGGCAGCTGTGAAAAAGACGATTTGTGTACGCCAGATCAGGCAGTAACCCCTAGACTGGTTATCGAGTTTAAAGATGTGTTGAATCCACTGGAGAATAAAGCCGTAGATCGCATTGAAGTTCAAGAAATAGGAAGTAGCAGTTTTGCCCCTCTTGATACCAACGGGTCTACCACACTGAGCAATACAGAAACCATCTCTATTCCTTTGCGTACAGATAGCAGCAGGACCAGTTACAATCTGATTCTCACCGAAGATGGCGTTCTCAATTCAGACAACATAGACTTCAACTATATTCTGGAAGAAGTATATGTCAGTAGAGCTTGTGGTTTCAGAGTCATTTACAACAATCTTGTAGCCATTCAAACAGCAGAGACTTCTGGGAATCAATGGATAGAAAGAGTGATTATAGTGGAAGATAATGTAACTAATAATACAGACGTACATGTTCAAATACTTCATTAG
- a CDS encoding DUF6048 family protein translates to MFKYFISTLVLLSCFLGTAQGENEIKKDSVIYKQTYGLRAGIDLASLIRTAIDEEYTGFQILADYRLSKQLYIAGEIGNESLDRTSERVDYKTSGSFIKAGVDYNFYQNWLDMDNMIYGGARLGYARMSQTLKRYDYHTDNNYFPVYTNLVDREFSGLNMIWLEIQLGCKVQVLNNLYLTANLQLKRRLTEKTPDNFDNLYAPGFGRTFDTGDIGVGYSYGIMYRIPFYKK, encoded by the coding sequence ATGTTCAAATACTTCATTAGCACATTAGTTCTTCTCTCTTGTTTTTTGGGTACCGCTCAAGGCGAAAACGAGATCAAAAAAGACAGCGTCATCTATAAACAAACTTATGGTTTACGTGCTGGTATAGATCTCGCTAGTTTGATAAGAACTGCAATCGATGAAGAATATACCGGTTTTCAAATCCTAGCAGATTACCGATTGTCAAAACAATTGTACATCGCTGGTGAAATAGGTAATGAATCTTTAGATAGAACCAGTGAACGTGTAGATTATAAAACTTCAGGTTCGTTTATAAAAGCTGGCGTCGATTACAACTTTTATCAAAATTGGCTGGATATGGATAATATGATCTACGGTGGCGCTAGACTAGGTTATGCACGCATGTCACAAACCCTTAAGAGATACGACTACCATACAGATAACAACTATTTTCCTGTTTATACTAACCTAGTTGATAGAGAGTTTTCTGGTTTGAACATGATCTGGCTAGAAATCCAATTAGGATGTAAAGTACAGGTTTTGAATAACCTCTACCTCACTGCAAATCTTCAATTAAAACGCCGACTTACAGAAAAAACACCAGACAACTTTGACAATCTATACGCACCAGGATTTGGAAGAACCTTTGATACTGGCGACATAGGGGTTGGATATTCCTATGGTATTATGTATCGTATTCCGTTTTACAAGAAATAA
- a CDS encoding DUF5606 domain-containing protein, whose product MSLENILSITGKPGLYQLKNKAKNGFVVESLLDKKTSIVGINHNVSVLKDISIYTYTKEMPLKEVFKKIAEKETNGPAINHKVGKKELENYFNEVLPDYDEERVYASDIKKVVQWYNLLQENDLLGALEEE is encoded by the coding sequence ATGAGTTTAGAAAATATACTTTCCATAACAGGGAAGCCAGGATTATATCAATTAAAAAACAAAGCTAAAAACGGTTTTGTAGTAGAGTCTTTGTTAGATAAGAAAACTTCTATAGTAGGTATCAATCACAATGTAAGTGTACTTAAAGATATCTCTATCTATACCTACACAAAAGAAATGCCTTTGAAAGAGGTTTTTAAAAAAATAGCCGAAAAGGAAACCAACGGTCCAGCGATCAACCATAAAGTAGGTAAAAAGGAGCTTGAAAATTATTTTAATGAAGTACTTCCAGACTATGATGAAGAACGTGTTTATGCAAGTGATATTAAAAAGGTAGTACAATGGTATAACTTGCTTCAAGAGAATGATCTTTTAGGAGCTTTAGAGGAAGAGTAA
- the def gene encoding peptide deformylase, translated as MILPVVAYGDPVLRKTAKDITSEHPQFKEILENMWETMYNASGVGLAAPQVGLAIRLFVIDTTPFADDPELTNEESEQLNGFKKAFINAEVIEENGEEWAFNEGCLSIPNVREDVYRQEEVVIRYLDENFVEQTDTYKGLIARVIQHEYDHIEGVLFTDKISSLKKRLIKGRLANISKGKTNVDYRMRFPEVKGRRQ; from the coding sequence ATGATTTTACCAGTAGTCGCCTATGGCGATCCAGTTTTAAGAAAAACAGCAAAAGATATTACTTCAGAGCACCCGCAATTCAAAGAGATTCTTGAAAATATGTGGGAAACCATGTACAATGCTAGCGGTGTTGGGCTTGCTGCACCACAAGTAGGTTTGGCTATTAGATTGTTTGTAATAGACACAACCCCTTTTGCAGATGATCCAGAACTTACTAATGAAGAATCAGAACAACTCAACGGATTTAAAAAGGCCTTTATCAATGCAGAGGTCATTGAAGAAAATGGAGAAGAATGGGCTTTCAATGAGGGTTGTTTAAGTATACCTAACGTAAGGGAAGACGTTTACCGTCAGGAAGAAGTGGTGATACGTTACTTAGATGAAAACTTTGTAGAACAAACAGATACTTATAAAGGATTAATTGCTCGTGTCATACAACATGAGTACGATCATATTGAAGGTGTTTTGTTTACAGATAAAATTTCAAGCCTGAAAAAGCGTTTGATAAAAGGGAGACTTGCTAATATTTCTAAAGGAAAAACTAATGTGGACTACCGCATGCGTTTTCCAGAGGTAAAAGGAAGAAGACAATAA
- the ruvX gene encoding Holliday junction resolvase RuvX: MARLLAIDYGKKRTGIAVTDPMQIIASGLTTVATRDLTTFLQDYLSKEDVEAIILGEPKQMDYTDSELGPWLRTYTLQLQELFPKVKIEREDERFTSKMAHAAMRAGGLKKKQRQNKALVDEIAATIILQSYMERQK, from the coding sequence ATGGCAAGATTACTAGCAATAGATTACGGTAAAAAAAGAACAGGAATAGCAGTGACTGATCCTATGCAAATCATTGCCTCTGGACTCACCACTGTAGCTACTCGTGATTTGACTACTTTTCTTCAGGATTACTTAAGTAAAGAAGATGTAGAAGCTATAATTTTAGGAGAACCTAAACAAATGGATTACACAGATAGTGAGCTAGGCCCTTGGCTGAGAACCTATACCTTGCAATTACAAGAATTGTTTCCTAAAGTAAAAATAGAACGTGAAGACGAGCGTTTTACTTCAAAAATGGCTCATGCTGCCATGCGGGCAGGTGGTCTTAAAAAGAAGCAACGACAAAATAAAGCATTGGTGGATGAAATAGCAGCGACTATAATTTTACAGAGTTATATGGAAAGGCAAAAATGA
- a CDS encoding pyruvate carboxylase, with product MKIKKLLVANRGEIAIRVLRACTELNIKTVAIYTYEDRYSLHRNKADESYQIGANDQPLRPYLDMDEIVGLAVDKGVDAIHPGYGFLSENSDFARKCAENGIIFIGPDPEVMDALGDKIAAKKIAVKCNVPIIQSSEKSLSSLQIAREESKKIGFPIMLKAASGGGGRGMRILRNIEDLEISFDSARNEAWNAFGDDTMFLEKYVEDPKHLEVQIVADRHGEIRHLYERDCSVQRRHQKVVEVAPSFNVSQKVKDQLYKYAIAITKEVSYNNIGTVEFLVDKEDHVFFIEVNPRIQVEHTVTEMVTGIDLVKTQIFIAAGYKLADKQIKIYGQDSLATYGYAIQCRLTTEDPSNDFTPDYGKITTYRSAAGMGIRLDAGNIYLGYKVSPFFDSMLVKVSSHGRTLDGAVRKMSRALKEFRIRGVKTNIHFLQNVITHPVFMNGGVTVNFIQNTPELFDLIVPQDRTSKATKYLAEVIVNGNPDIKSIDPNKVFRTPKIPVYDPKSPFPKGTKDLLTELGPEAFCNWLLKETKIHITDTTMRDAHQSLLATRMRSFDMLKVAESFAKNHAQTFSMEVWGGATFDVCMRFLHESPWTRLRELRKAVPNILFQMLLRGSNGVGYKAYPDNLIEKFVEKSWENGVDVFRIFDSLNWIKAMEPSINYVREKTGGIAQAAISYTGDILDPNQTKYNLKYYIQLAKDLENAGAHMIAIKDMAGLLKPYAATELVAALKDTVSLPIHLHTHDTSSLQTATYLKAVEAGVDVIDCALGGLSGLTSQPNFNSVVEMLKYQDRAPEFHMDSLNKFSNFWEDTRELYYPFESGLKAGTAEVYQHEIPGGQYSNLRPQSVALGLEDRFEEVKLMYAEVNAMFGHLIKVTPSSKVVGDMAIFMVTNNLTANEVMERGQEISFPDSVIDFFKGDLGQPVGGFPKKLQKIILKNVIPYTDRPNAHLEPIDFTKEFSAFKRKFEKGFTRTIEIEDFLSFMLYPKVFEQAHENYKKYGNISLIPTKNFFYGMELREEILIELEPGKTVIIKLLSISIPNEDGIRTIFFKVNGENRSVDILDKSLHIIKVENTKIDLANPLEIGAPLQGSLYKVFVKKGQEVKKNEPLFVIEAMKMENTVAATRAGTIASITLKAGTMVTKDDLVLTLV from the coding sequence ATGAAAATTAAAAAATTACTAGTTGCAAACCGTGGCGAGATCGCTATACGTGTATTAAGAGCTTGTACCGAGCTGAATATAAAGACCGTCGCTATTTATACGTATGAAGACCGTTATTCTTTACACCGTAATAAGGCAGACGAATCTTATCAAATAGGAGCAAATGATCAACCTTTGAGACCTTATTTAGATATGGATGAGATTGTAGGTCTTGCGGTCGATAAAGGAGTGGACGCTATTCATCCTGGCTATGGTTTTTTATCTGAGAACTCAGATTTTGCGAGAAAATGTGCTGAGAATGGGATTATATTTATTGGTCCCGATCCGGAGGTAATGGATGCTTTAGGCGACAAGATAGCTGCAAAAAAAATAGCGGTAAAATGTAATGTTCCCATTATTCAAAGTAGTGAGAAGTCTCTTAGTTCGCTGCAAATAGCAAGAGAGGAATCTAAGAAAATAGGTTTTCCTATTATGTTAAAGGCGGCTTCTGGTGGCGGTGGTCGAGGTATGCGTATTTTAAGGAACATAGAAGACCTTGAAATATCTTTTGATAGTGCTCGTAATGAAGCATGGAATGCATTTGGAGATGATACCATGTTTTTAGAAAAATATGTTGAAGACCCTAAACATCTGGAGGTACAAATAGTTGCTGACCGCCATGGAGAAATACGTCATCTTTATGAAAGAGATTGCTCGGTACAACGCCGTCACCAAAAAGTAGTTGAAGTGGCACCTTCCTTTAATGTATCTCAAAAAGTAAAAGACCAATTATACAAATATGCTATTGCGATAACAAAAGAAGTAAGTTACAATAACATAGGTACGGTAGAGTTTCTTGTCGATAAGGAAGACCATGTTTTTTTTATAGAAGTAAATCCGCGTATTCAGGTCGAACACACGGTTACAGAAATGGTCACTGGGATAGATCTTGTAAAGACGCAAATTTTCATTGCTGCAGGATATAAGTTAGCTGATAAGCAAATTAAAATCTACGGACAGGATAGTCTTGCCACTTATGGTTATGCCATACAATGTAGATTAACCACAGAAGATCCATCTAATGATTTTACACCTGACTACGGTAAGATCACGACCTATCGAAGTGCAGCAGGAATGGGGATACGACTTGATGCGGGTAACATATATTTAGGATATAAAGTAAGTCCTTTTTTTGATTCGATGTTGGTAAAAGTATCATCTCATGGTCGTACTTTGGATGGGGCAGTTCGAAAAATGTCGCGTGCTTTAAAAGAATTTAGAATACGCGGTGTAAAAACGAATATTCATTTCTTACAAAATGTGATCACTCACCCAGTATTTATGAATGGTGGTGTAACGGTTAATTTTATTCAGAACACGCCAGAGTTATTTGATCTAATAGTGCCCCAGGACCGAACTTCTAAAGCCACAAAATATCTAGCTGAAGTTATTGTAAACGGTAATCCTGATATTAAAAGTATAGATCCTAATAAAGTATTTAGAACTCCTAAAATCCCAGTTTACGACCCCAAATCACCTTTCCCTAAGGGGACAAAAGATTTGTTGACAGAATTAGGTCCAGAAGCTTTTTGTAACTGGCTCCTTAAGGAAACTAAGATCCATATTACGGATACAACTATGAGAGATGCACATCAATCCTTGCTAGCTACTCGCATGAGATCTTTTGATATGTTAAAGGTTGCTGAAAGCTTTGCAAAAAACCATGCACAGACCTTCAGTATGGAAGTTTGGGGTGGAGCCACTTTTGATGTGTGTATGCGTTTTTTACATGAAAGTCCTTGGACCAGACTTAGAGAATTACGCAAAGCGGTACCTAATATACTTTTTCAAATGTTATTGAGAGGTTCTAATGGAGTAGGTTACAAGGCTTACCCAGACAATCTGATTGAAAAGTTTGTTGAGAAATCGTGGGAAAATGGAGTGGATGTATTTAGAATTTTTGATTCTTTGAATTGGATAAAAGCAATGGAGCCTAGCATTAATTATGTACGAGAAAAAACAGGAGGTATTGCCCAAGCCGCAATTAGCTACACAGGAGATATATTGGATCCCAATCAAACTAAATATAATCTGAAGTATTATATCCAATTAGCTAAAGATTTAGAAAATGCAGGTGCCCACATGATTGCTATTAAAGATATGGCTGGATTGTTAAAGCCTTATGCTGCTACTGAGTTAGTTGCCGCATTAAAAGATACCGTCTCCTTGCCTATACATTTACACACTCATGACACATCATCTTTACAAACAGCAACTTATTTAAAAGCTGTGGAGGCTGGGGTAGATGTAATTGATTGTGCCTTAGGCGGCTTATCGGGTCTAACGTCTCAGCCCAATTTCAATTCGGTAGTAGAGATGCTCAAATATCAAGATCGAGCGCCAGAATTCCATATGGATTCACTTAATAAATTTTCTAATTTCTGGGAAGATACACGGGAGTTGTATTATCCATTTGAATCAGGTTTAAAAGCCGGCACTGCTGAGGTGTATCAGCATGAAATTCCAGGTGGTCAATATTCTAATTTGAGACCACAATCTGTAGCCTTAGGTTTAGAAGATCGTTTTGAAGAAGTAAAATTGATGTACGCCGAAGTCAATGCTATGTTTGGTCATTTGATAAAGGTAACTCCTAGTTCAAAAGTGGTAGGTGATATGGCTATTTTTATGGTAACTAATAATCTGACTGCTAATGAAGTCATGGAAAGAGGACAGGAGATTTCTTTCCCAGATTCAGTGATTGATTTTTTCAAAGGTGATCTAGGACAACCAGTAGGAGGGTTCCCTAAGAAATTACAAAAAATTATACTCAAAAATGTAATTCCTTATACAGATCGCCCTAATGCTCACTTAGAACCTATAGATTTCACTAAGGAGTTTAGTGCTTTTAAACGCAAGTTTGAGAAAGGATTTACACGCACTATTGAGATAGAGGACTTTTTATCTTTCATGTTGTATCCCAAAGTTTTTGAACAAGCTCATGAGAATTACAAGAAATATGGAAATATTTCATTGATACCAACTAAGAATTTTTTCTATGGAATGGAGTTAAGAGAGGAGATCCTAATAGAATTAGAGCCTGGTAAAACTGTGATTATCAAGTTGCTTTCTATTAGTATTCCTAATGAAGACGGTATTCGTACGATTTTCTTTAAAGTGAATGGAGAAAATAGGTCTGTAGATATACTAGATAAATCGCTGCATATTATCAAAGTGGAAAACACAAAAATAGACCTAGCTAATCCATTAGAAATAGGAGCACCGTTGCAAGGCTCTTTATATAAAGTATTTGTAAAGAAAGGACAAGAGGTTAAGAAAAATGAGCCGTTATTTGTTATTGAAGCGATGAAAATGGAGAATACTGTTGCAGCAACTAGAGCTGGTACTATAGCCTCTATTACTTTAAAGGCTGGTACTATGGTGACTAAAGATGATCTCGTATTAACTTTAGTGTGA
- a CDS encoding 2,3,4,5-tetrahydropyridine-2,6-dicarboxylate N-succinyltransferase translates to MDQLKNVIENAWEDRSQLENRVTQTAIREVVDMLDRGTLRVAEPTENGWIVNEWIKKAVVLYFPIQKMETIECGPFEYHDKIPLKTGYKSKGIRVVPNAVARHGAYISKGVIMMPSYINIGAHVEEGTMVDTWATVGSCAQIGKNVHLSGGVGIGGVLEPLQAAPVIIEDNAFIGSRCIVVEGVHVESEAVLGANVVLTASTKIIDVTGDEPVQYKGRVPARSVVIPGSYAKEFPAGTYNVPCALIIGQRKESTNKKTSLNDALREYNVAV, encoded by the coding sequence ATGGATCAATTAAAAAATGTTATCGAAAATGCATGGGAAGATCGTTCCCAATTAGAAAATAGGGTAACTCAAACTGCAATTAGAGAAGTGGTGGATATGTTAGATCGCGGCACGCTGCGTGTTGCAGAACCTACTGAAAATGGATGGATAGTAAATGAATGGATCAAGAAAGCGGTCGTTCTATACTTCCCTATTCAGAAAATGGAAACCATAGAATGTGGTCCATTTGAATACCACGATAAAATACCGCTGAAGACAGGTTATAAGAGCAAAGGAATACGCGTTGTACCTAATGCTGTAGCAAGACATGGTGCTTATATCTCAAAAGGTGTGATCATGATGCCTTCTTATATCAATATAGGCGCTCACGTAGAAGAAGGAACCATGGTAGATACTTGGGCAACCGTAGGAAGTTGTGCCCAAATAGGTAAAAACGTACATTTAAGTGGTGGCGTAGGAATAGGTGGCGTGTTAGAACCTCTTCAAGCAGCCCCAGTAATTATAGAAGATAATGCCTTCATAGGATCGCGATGTATAGTAGTAGAAGGTGTTCATGTTGAATCTGAAGCTGTTTTAGGTGCAAATGTCGTGCTTACGGCAAGTACAAAAATTATAGATGTCACTGGCGATGAACCTGTTCAATATAAAGGTCGTGTACCAGCAAGATCTGTAGTCATCCCTGGTAGTTATGCCAAAGAATTTCCAGCAGGAACGTATAACGTTCCCTGTGCATTAATAATAGGACAGCGCAAAGAAAGCACTAATAAAAAAACCTCCCTTAACGATGCTTTACGGGAGTATAACGTAGCCGTTTAG
- a CDS encoding glycosyltransferase family 9 protein, which produces MNILLLQYQMLGDVLTSTIIADQLKITYPDAHLDYLIIAHADALVKYHPAIDGLIKVSTSDFEKISFIISLSRKLKHKKYDLLIDAYGKNNSALLSFLSGATRRIGYKKWFSSLAYTDAVKNNPDPSIYKTGLALGSRMLLTSPLTKDVKWHLKPKIYLTDLEKVEGKKWLYEQGIDLEQPLTMVSVLGSSKNKTLPYSYMAKVLDKLVTTTGSQLLFNYIPSQKEEAHAIFSACSTLTQQHIFINAFAPSIRDFLKILSHCTSIIGNEGGAINMGKALDIPTFTVFSPWINKSSWNVSEDGQKNISVHLQDYQPELYGDLLPKQMKAQAIELYKQFAPELMFGDLDQFFKENY; this is translated from the coding sequence GTGAACATATTACTCCTTCAATATCAAATGCTGGGTGATGTGCTTACGAGCACCATCATTGCAGATCAGCTCAAGATCACCTATCCTGACGCTCATCTGGATTACCTCATCATAGCACATGCAGATGCTTTGGTAAAATACCACCCAGCTATCGACGGTCTTATTAAAGTCTCGACGTCTGATTTTGAGAAAATAAGTTTTATCATCTCGCTTTCGCGAAAGCTAAAACACAAAAAATACGATCTTCTTATAGACGCTTATGGTAAAAATAATAGCGCCTTGCTCTCCTTCTTATCAGGAGCAACACGAAGAATAGGTTATAAAAAATGGTTTTCTAGTCTGGCCTATACAGATGCTGTAAAAAACAATCCTGACCCTTCTATCTACAAAACCGGTCTTGCTCTAGGTAGCCGCATGTTGCTCACCTCCCCTCTTACCAAAGACGTGAAATGGCATTTAAAACCTAAAATATATCTTACCGATTTAGAAAAAGTGGAAGGTAAGAAATGGTTGTACGAACAAGGTATTGATCTGGAACAACCACTCACAATGGTAAGTGTTTTAGGAAGTAGTAAGAATAAAACCTTACCCTATTCCTACATGGCAAAGGTCTTAGATAAATTGGTAACTACGACTGGTTCTCAACTGCTTTTTAATTATATCCCAAGTCAAAAAGAAGAGGCACATGCTATTTTTAGTGCTTGTTCTACGCTAACCCAACAGCATATTTTTATCAATGCTTTTGCTCCTAGTATCAGAGATTTTCTAAAAATATTATCCCATTGTACTAGTATCATAGGTAATGAAGGCGGCGCAATTAATATGGGGAAAGCACTGGACATACCTACGTTCACTGTTTTTAGTCCATGGATCAATAAAAGCTCTTGGAATGTCAGTGAAGATGGTCAAAAGAATATTTCCGTGCACTTACAAGACTACCAACCAGAATTATACGGCGACTTGTTGCCCAAACAAATGAAAGCTCAAGCCATAGAGTTGTATAAACAATTTGCTCCTGAATTAATGTTTGGAGATTTAGATCAATTTTTTAAGGAGAATTATTAG